In Neisseriaceae bacterium CLB008, one genomic interval encodes:
- a CDS encoding TIGR00730 family Rossman fold protein — protein MKSLAVYCGSNYGDNPLFKQGAEALGTAMAKQGITLVYGGGSIGLMGTVADAVLAAGGQAIGVIPTFLKNKEMGHPGLTELIETPDMASRKVKMMELADGYIAMPGGLGTFEELFEVLSAAQLRLHSKPTGLLNVAGFFEPMLQCIQTAVAERFMPEANLSLMCVSDQADELLRQMAAYAPVYAPKWVNPPTEHANV, from the coding sequence ATGAAAAGTTTAGCAGTTTATTGTGGTTCGAATTACGGTGATAATCCTTTGTTTAAACAAGGTGCAGAAGCCTTAGGTACGGCGATGGCCAAGCAGGGCATTACTTTGGTGTATGGCGGCGGCTCCATTGGCCTAATGGGCACGGTGGCTGATGCGGTATTGGCCGCGGGTGGCCAAGCCATCGGCGTGATCCCCACATTTTTGAAAAATAAAGAAATGGGGCATCCAGGCTTAACCGAGTTGATTGAAACGCCGGATATGGCCAGCCGTAAAGTCAAAATGATGGAATTGGCCGATGGCTACATTGCCATGCCCGGTGGTTTAGGGACGTTTGAAGAGCTGTTTGAAGTGCTGTCGGCGGCGCAGCTACGCTTACACAGTAAGCCTACAGGCTTATTGAACGTAGCTGGTTTTTTTGAGCCGATGCTACAGTGTATTCAAACCGCCGTGGCCGAGCGTTTTATGCCAGAAGCCAACCTAAGTTTGATGTGCGTGTCCGATCAGGCCGATGAGCTGCTGCGTCAGATGGCGGCCTATGCGCCGGTGTATGCGCCCAAATGGGTAAACCCACCGACCGAACACGCCAACGTGTAA
- a CDS encoding cyclase family protein, producing the protein MQRILNRTLLALCLAGSLNAYAHPPSPTHASAGAQQVGVSPWGPQDELGRLNLITAESRARIMSQVDARKVYDLATDYYLGMPSWQAAGDPHYQFWMTHTPRGTVVDDPMGVGSDMNQTRSYTGTAFSMYSHTGTHIDALNHFGIGGKIYNGFSADEHLGDRGWKVTGIEKFPPLVARGVLIDVAASKGLKMLPDEYRITRKDIQAALKKQGVSLKTGDIVLIRTGRMSLYDNPQAYMNKPPGMGLDAARYLVEEGGAMILGADNLSFEAFPSEMADDYVPLHTYLLAQQGVPIIELVDLDELAKDGVYEFAFVGGPLKIRGGDAAPLRPIAMPLKQ; encoded by the coding sequence ATGCAGCGCATTTTAAATCGTACCCTTTTAGCCCTCTGCCTCGCCGGCAGCCTCAACGCTTACGCCCACCCCCCTAGCCCCACGCACGCCAGCGCTGGCGCTCAACAGGTTGGGGTCAGCCCCTGGGGGCCTCAGGATGAGCTGGGTCGACTCAACCTGATCACCGCCGAGTCGCGGGCCCGCATCATGAGCCAAGTCGACGCCAGAAAAGTCTATGACTTAGCCACCGATTATTATTTAGGCATGCCTAGCTGGCAGGCTGCGGGCGACCCTCACTACCAGTTTTGGATGACGCACACGCCACGCGGCACCGTGGTAGATGACCCGATGGGTGTCGGTAGCGACATGAACCAAACCCGTAGCTACACCGGTACGGCTTTTTCCATGTACAGCCACACCGGCACCCACATCGATGCCCTCAACCACTTTGGCATCGGCGGTAAGATTTACAATGGCTTCAGTGCTGATGAGCATTTAGGCGACCGCGGCTGGAAGGTCACCGGCATTGAAAAATTCCCGCCCTTGGTGGCGCGTGGTGTGTTGATTGACGTGGCCGCCAGCAAGGGGTTAAAGATGCTGCCCGACGAATACCGCATCACCCGTAAAGACATACAGGCGGCGCTAAAAAAACAGGGGGTTAGCCTCAAAACCGGCGACATCGTGTTGATTCGCACCGGCCGCATGAGCCTCTACGACAACCCTCAGGCCTATATGAACAAGCCTCCGGGCATGGGATTAGATGCAGCGCGCTATCTGGTTGAGGAAGGCGGTGCCATGATTTTAGGGGCAGACAACTTAAGCTTTGAAGCCTTTCCCTCGGAGATGGCGGATGACTATGTGCCGCTGCATACTTATCTACTGGCTCAGCAAGGCGTACCCATCATCGAGCTGGTTGACCTAGACGAACTGGCCAAAGATGGCGTGTACGAATTCGCCTTCGTCGGTGG
- a CDS encoding acetylornithine/succinyldiaminopimelate transaminase has protein sequence MNNYLTPNFSFAPMVPDRGVGSRVWDTEGREYLDLAGGIAVNALGHAHPALIEALTTQAHKLWHVSNIYTTEPAQALAQALVEHTFADKVFFANSGAEANEAAFKLARKYAFDHFGPEKNEIIACVNGFHGRTLFTVSVGGQPKYQEGFAPLPGGIKHIDFNDVAALKAAVSSKTCAIVIEPIQGESGVLPASQAFMQAARDLCDEHNALLVLDEVQTGMGRTGALYAYEAYGIMPDILSTAKALGSGFPLAAMLTTDKVAPSLSAGSHGTTFGGNPLACAVGLAAFHIINSQATMANVAKQSEALMADLRAIGSDTGVFSEVRGQGLLIGCVLSEAYAARLGDISQAALAQGLMVLKAGSNVLRLAPSLLLTDEDRIEAMKRLRAAIQQLLAV, from the coding sequence ATGAATAATTATTTGACCCCGAATTTTTCTTTTGCCCCCATGGTGCCTGATCGCGGCGTGGGCAGTCGAGTTTGGGACACCGAAGGTCGAGAATATCTTGATTTGGCCGGTGGCATTGCGGTGAACGCCCTAGGTCATGCTCACCCAGCTTTGATTGAAGCCTTAACCACTCAGGCACACAAGCTTTGGCACGTGTCGAATATTTATACCACAGAACCGGCTCAGGCTTTGGCCCAAGCCTTGGTCGAGCACACGTTTGCAGACAAGGTGTTTTTTGCCAACTCTGGTGCTGAAGCCAACGAAGCGGCCTTTAAGCTGGCGCGTAAATACGCGTTTGATCATTTTGGTCCGGAAAAGAACGAGATCATTGCCTGCGTGAATGGCTTTCATGGCCGCACCCTATTCACCGTGAGCGTGGGCGGTCAGCCTAAGTATCAAGAAGGTTTTGCGCCCTTGCCTGGCGGCATTAAGCACATTGATTTTAACGATGTGGCCGCACTTAAGGCTGCCGTCAGCAGCAAAACCTGCGCCATCGTGATTGAGCCGATTCAGGGCGAAAGTGGCGTATTGCCTGCATCACAAGCATTTATGCAGGCGGCACGTGACCTGTGCGATGAGCACAATGCCTTATTGGTGCTGGATGAAGTACAAACCGGTATGGGCCGTACCGGCGCACTTTATGCCTATGAAGCATATGGCATCATGCCGGATATTTTAAGCACGGCTAAAGCGCTGGGCTCAGGTTTTCCGTTGGCGGCGATGTTGACCACCGATAAAGTCGCGCCTAGCCTGAGCGCCGGCTCTCACGGCACGACGTTTGGCGGCAATCCTTTGGCCTGTGCCGTGGGCTTGGCTGCCTTTCACATCATCAATAGTCAAGCAACCATGGCCAATGTGGCCAAGCAAAGCGAGGCTTTGATGGCTGATTTACGCGCCATCGGCAGCGATACCGGCGTGTTTTCTGAAGTGCGTGGCCAAGGCCTTTTGATTGGCTGTGTGTTGAGTGAGGCTTACGCGGCGCGCTTGGGCGACATCAGCCAGGCCGCTTTGGCTCAAGGCTTGATGGTGTTAAAAGCCGGCAGCAACGTGCTGCGCTTGGCGCCTAGCCTATTGTTAACCGATGAAGACCGTATTGAGGCGATGAAGCGCCTGCGTGCGGCGATTCAACAACTATTGGCGGTATAA
- a CDS encoding pirin family protein: protein MNMNRHIRTVLTAQPAEDGAGVKLQRVFSSQAYVHTNPFVMLDEFGSDVANDYIAGFPAHPHRGFDTITFMLNGSMTHEDSTGNKGVITDHGVQWMRTGRGIVHSKMPAQTEGQMRGMQFWLNVPKVDKTLAPDYVGYTTEHTQTTAGNSVRVIAGEFAGQKTPFTPTHTRPGMYFVQFDHATTERFTLPEHDTALVYVLSGEVRIGEHTLKAQRLGVLSSGTELTLEASPNAEVMVFHGARIDEPMVQYGPFVMNTEAEIYQAFEDFQAGRFN, encoded by the coding sequence ATGAACATGAACCGTCACATCCGTACCGTTTTGACCGCCCAGCCTGCCGAAGATGGCGCAGGCGTCAAACTACAGCGCGTGTTCTCCAGCCAAGCCTATGTCCACACCAACCCCTTCGTCATGCTAGACGAGTTTGGCTCAGACGTGGCCAACGACTACATCGCTGGTTTTCCCGCCCACCCTCACCGTGGCTTCGACACCATCACCTTTATGCTCAACGGCAGCATGACTCATGAAGACAGCACCGGCAATAAGGGCGTGATCACCGACCATGGCGTACAGTGGATGCGCACCGGGCGCGGCATCGTCCACAGCAAAATGCCGGCCCAAACCGAAGGCCAAATGCGCGGCATGCAGTTTTGGCTCAACGTGCCTAAAGTGGATAAAACGTTAGCACCTGACTATGTGGGCTACACCACAGAACACACCCAAACCACAGCTGGCAACAGCGTACGCGTCATCGCCGGTGAATTCGCCGGCCAAAAAACCCCGTTTACGCCCACCCACACACGGCCAGGCATGTATTTTGTTCAATTCGACCACGCCACCACTGAGCGTTTTACCCTGCCCGAACACGACACGGCCTTGGTTTATGTCTTGAGTGGCGAAGTACGCATCGGTGAGCACACCCTCAAGGCTCAGCGCCTGGGCGTACTCAGTAGCGGTACCGAGCTCACCCTAGAAGCCAGCCCAAATGCCGAAGTCATGGTGTTTCACGGTGCGCGCATTGATGAACCCATGGTGCAATACGGCCCATTTGTGATGAATACCGAAGCCGAGATTTATCAAGCATTTGAAGATTTTCAAGCCGGGCGCTTCAACTAA
- the pheA gene encoding prephenate dehydratase: MSVDEQLAPHRAAIDQIDQTIVKLLNERAGHAQAIGVLKGSGVVYRPEREAEVLRRIKAINPGPLPDEAVARLFREIMSECLAIERPLTITYLGPEGTFSQLAATKHFGHAAHTQACATIDECFRLVEARQADYVVAPIENSTEGAVGRTLDLLVSSPLQACGEVVLRIHHQLLRQTEGLVGVTKVYAHAQALAQCHDWLSKNLPDTVERISVSSNAEAARLAAQESSAVAIASQAAAERYDLLKVATNIEDEPNNTTRFLVLGHQLTNSTGLDKTSLIVSAPNQPGAVHTMLQPFADFGVSMTKLESRPSRAGLWEYVFFIDIEGHQEDNGVRAALAELANRAAFIKQIGSYPVAVL, encoded by the coding sequence ATGTCAGTGGATGAACAATTAGCGCCCCATCGCGCGGCGATTGATCAAATCGATCAGACCATTGTGAAATTATTGAACGAACGTGCTGGGCACGCCCAAGCCATCGGTGTGTTAAAAGGCAGCGGCGTGGTGTATCGTCCCGAACGTGAGGCAGAAGTATTGCGCCGCATTAAGGCCATTAACCCAGGGCCTTTACCGGATGAGGCCGTGGCGCGATTGTTCCGCGAAATCATGAGCGAATGCTTGGCCATTGAGCGGCCATTGACGATTACCTATTTAGGCCCCGAGGGCACCTTTAGCCAATTGGCTGCGACCAAGCATTTTGGCCACGCAGCCCATACCCAGGCCTGTGCCACTATTGACGAGTGTTTCCGCTTGGTAGAGGCGCGTCAGGCCGACTATGTGGTGGCGCCGATTGAAAACTCAACCGAAGGTGCCGTAGGGCGTACGCTAGATCTATTGGTGTCTTCGCCGCTACAGGCCTGCGGTGAAGTTGTTTTGCGCATTCATCATCAGTTATTGCGCCAAACCGAGGGTTTAGTAGGGGTGACTAAAGTGTATGCCCACGCCCAAGCCTTGGCACAGTGCCATGACTGGCTGAGCAAAAACCTGCCCGATACGGTGGAACGTATTTCCGTGTCCAGTAATGCTGAAGCCGCGCGCTTGGCCGCGCAAGAAAGCAGTGCGGTAGCGATTGCCTCTCAGGCAGCAGCCGAACGCTACGACTTATTAAAAGTGGCGACCAATATTGAAGACGAGCCCAATAACACCACCCGTTTCTTGGTGTTGGGCCATCAGCTTACCAACAGCACGGGCTTAGACAAAACCTCGTTGATCGTGTCGGCGCCGAACCAGCCTGGCGCCGTCCACACCATGCTACAGCCGTTTGCTGATTTTGGTGTATCGATGACTAAGTTGGAAAGCCGTCCTTCGCGCGCTGGCCTATGGGAATACGTGTTCTTTATCGACATTGAGGGCCATCAGGAAGACAATGGCGTGCGCGCTGCTTTAGCCGAGTTGGCGAATCGAGCAGCCTTTATCAAACAAATTGGGTCTTACCCCGTGGCGGTTTTATAA
- a CDS encoding D-alanyl-D-alanine carboxypeptidase family protein produces MTRSLLQYSTKVCSTLLLGLSLSLSVPALADTTDDDLDLLGQFLEKNFEANPSTDRIAELLDPNYSSNSAISNLALHSRAALVMNSKTGEVLYEKNATQVMPIASISKLVTSLVFLDAKVDMNTPITITDAEIDRVKGTSSRLAIGTTLPRSELLHLALMSSENRASHALARTTFDGGLPEFIQKMNQKVRSLGMYNTVFYDPTGLDKRNVSTAADLALLVKHAYNYPAIRFNSTDTKGVVQAANGRTLNYANSNALVREGVWKIDLQKTGYIRESGRGMVLHANVSNQPLIIVLLNSSTSATRVTDAKAIQSWVSQQKSL; encoded by the coding sequence ATGACTCGATCACTTTTGCAGTACAGCACCAAAGTGTGCTCGACCTTATTACTGGGACTAAGCCTATCTTTAAGCGTGCCGGCCTTGGCCGACACCACCGATGATGACTTAGACCTTTTGGGTCAATTTCTTGAAAAAAACTTTGAGGCCAATCCATCAACCGATCGGATTGCGGAGCTCCTCGATCCCAATTACAGCAGCAACAGCGCCATTTCTAACCTAGCCCTGCATTCACGTGCGGCCTTGGTAATGAACAGCAAAACTGGCGAAGTGCTGTATGAAAAAAACGCCACTCAGGTGATGCCGATTGCGTCGATCTCCAAGCTGGTGACGTCTTTAGTGTTTCTGGACGCCAAAGTCGACATGAACACCCCCATCACCATTACCGACGCCGAAATTGACCGCGTCAAAGGCACCTCTAGCCGCTTGGCCATTGGCACCACCTTACCGCGCTCTGAACTCTTGCATTTGGCCTTGATGAGCAGTGAAAACCGCGCCTCACACGCCCTAGCCCGCACCACCTTTGACGGCGGCCTGCCTGAGTTCATCCAAAAAATGAATCAAAAAGTCCGCTCTTTAGGTATGTACAACACCGTTTTCTATGATCCAACCGGCCTAGATAAACGCAACGTGTCTACGGCAGCCGATTTAGCCCTACTGGTCAAGCACGCCTATAACTACCCCGCCATTCGCTTTAACAGCACCGACACCAAAGGCGTGGTTCAAGCCGCCAATGGCCGCACGCTGAACTACGCCAACAGCAACGCCCTAGTGCGCGAAGGGGTGTGGAAAATCGATCTGCAAAAAACCGGCTACATCCGTGAGTCTGGCCGAGGCATGGTGTTGCACGCCAATGTCTCCAATCAGCCATTGATCATTGTATTGCTGAACTCGTCCACTTCGGCCACCCGCGTCACCGACGCCAAAGCCATTCAGTCTTGGGTCAGCCAACAAAAAAGCCTCTAG